A window from Chrysemys picta bellii isolate R12L10 chromosome 20, ASM1138683v2, whole genome shotgun sequence encodes these proteins:
- the GAPDHS gene encoding glyceraldehyde-3-phosphate dehydrogenase, testis-specific isoform X2, translating into MLQRCNSPLSQESVGSSVSVKVFRLEVSQSRKPSVPEKAPEKVEEPAPVEKPVEPVMAELTVGINGFGRIGRLVLRACLEKGLKVVAINDPFIDLNYMVYMFKYDSTHGRYSGEVKAEDGKLVVDGSEISVFQCMKPSEIPWGDAGALYVVESTGVFLSIDKASAHIQGGAKRVVVSAPSPDAPMFVMGVNEDKYDPSSMTIVSNASCTTNCLAPLAKVIHDNFGIVEGLMTTVHAYTATQKTVDGPSAKAWRDGRGAHQNIIPASTGAAKAVGKVIPELNGKLTGMAFRVPVSDVSVVDLTCRLAKPATYAEIKEAMKKASEGPMAGILGYTEDEVVSSDFIGDSHSSIFDAGAGISLNDNFVKLISWYDNEYGYSNRVADLLSHMYTKEN; encoded by the exons ATGCTGCAGCGTTGTAACTCTCCGTTGAGCCAGGAGTCAGTTGGATCATCTGTTAGTGTCAAAGTTTTCAG ACTTGAGGTCTCCCAGTCCCGAAAACCGTCCGTTCCGGAGAAAGCACCAGAGAAAGTTGAGGAACCGGCTCCAGTAGAGAAACCAGTAGAACCAGTCATGGCTGAGCTCACTGTTGGAATTAATGG ATTTGGCCGTATCGGGCGTCTGGTCCTCCGAGCCTGCCTGGAGAAGGGACTCAAAGTGGTGGCCATCAATGACCCCTTCATTGACCTCAACTACATG GTGTACATGTTCAAGTATGACTCCACTCACGGGCGCTACAGCGGCGAGGTGAAGGCTGAAGATGGCAAGCTGGTGGTAGACGGCAGTGAGATCTCTGTGTTCCAGTG CATGAAGCCCAGTGAGATTCCCTGGGGTGATGCAGGAGCTCTCTACGTTGTCGAGTCCACCGGAGTCTTCCTCAGCATTGACAAAGCTTCG GCCCATATACAAGGCGGAGCCAAGCGAGTGGTGGtgagcgccccctcccccgatgCTCCCATGTTCGTCATGGGTGTCAATGAGGACAAGTACGACCCATCCAGCATGACAATTGTCAG CAATGCCTCCTGCACCACCAACTGCCTGGCGCCTCTGGCCAAGGTGATCCATGACAACTTTGGCATTGTGGAAGGACTCATG ACCACAGTACATGCCTACACTGCCACACAGAAAACTGTGGATGGACCCTCTGCCAAGGCCTGGCGCGACGGAAGGGGCGCCCACCAGAACATCATCCCAGCATCCACTGGTGCTGCCAAAGCAGTTGGCAAGGTCATCCCAGAGCTGAACGG GAAGCTCACCGGCATGGCGTTCCGTGTGCCTGTCTCTGATGTCTCCGTCGTGGACCTAACCTGCCGCCTTGCCAAGCCGGCGACCTATGCTGAAATCAAAGAAGCCATGAAGAAGGCTTCTGAGGGCCCCATGGCTGGGATCCTGGGGTACACAGAAGATGAG GTGGTCTCTTCTGATTTCATCGGCGACAGCCATTCCTCCATCTTCGACGCTGGAGCTGGGATCTCCCTCAATGATAACTTTGTGAAGCTCATCTCCTG
- the GAPDHS gene encoding glyceraldehyde-3-phosphate dehydrogenase, testis-specific isoform X1 codes for MAELTVGINGFGRIGRLVLRACLEKGLKVVAINDPFIDLNYMVYMFKYDSTHGRYSGEVKAEDGKLVVDGSEISVFQCMKPSEIPWGDAGALYVVESTGVFLSIDKASAHIQGGAKRVVVSAPSPDAPMFVMGVNEDKYDPSSMTIVSNASCTTNCLAPLAKVIHDNFGIVEGLMTTVHAYTATQKTVDGPSAKAWRDGRGAHQNIIPASTGAAKAVGKVIPELNGKLTGMAFRVPVSDVSVVDLTCRLAKPATYAEIKEAMKKASEGPMAGILGYTEDEVVSSDFIGDSHSSIFDAGAGISLNDNFVKLISWYDNEYGYSNRVADLLSHMYTKEN; via the exons ATGGCTGAGCTCACTGTTGGAATTAATGG ATTTGGCCGTATCGGGCGTCTGGTCCTCCGAGCCTGCCTGGAGAAGGGACTCAAAGTGGTGGCCATCAATGACCCCTTCATTGACCTCAACTACATG GTGTACATGTTCAAGTATGACTCCACTCACGGGCGCTACAGCGGCGAGGTGAAGGCTGAAGATGGCAAGCTGGTGGTAGACGGCAGTGAGATCTCTGTGTTCCAGTG CATGAAGCCCAGTGAGATTCCCTGGGGTGATGCAGGAGCTCTCTACGTTGTCGAGTCCACCGGAGTCTTCCTCAGCATTGACAAAGCTTCG GCCCATATACAAGGCGGAGCCAAGCGAGTGGTGGtgagcgccccctcccccgatgCTCCCATGTTCGTCATGGGTGTCAATGAGGACAAGTACGACCCATCCAGCATGACAATTGTCAG CAATGCCTCCTGCACCACCAACTGCCTGGCGCCTCTGGCCAAGGTGATCCATGACAACTTTGGCATTGTGGAAGGACTCATG ACCACAGTACATGCCTACACTGCCACACAGAAAACTGTGGATGGACCCTCTGCCAAGGCCTGGCGCGACGGAAGGGGCGCCCACCAGAACATCATCCCAGCATCCACTGGTGCTGCCAAAGCAGTTGGCAAGGTCATCCCAGAGCTGAACGG GAAGCTCACCGGCATGGCGTTCCGTGTGCCTGTCTCTGATGTCTCCGTCGTGGACCTAACCTGCCGCCTTGCCAAGCCGGCGACCTATGCTGAAATCAAAGAAGCCATGAAGAAGGCTTCTGAGGGCCCCATGGCTGGGATCCTGGGGTACACAGAAGATGAG GTGGTCTCTTCTGATTTCATCGGCGACAGCCATTCCTCCATCTTCGACGCTGGAGCTGGGATCTCCCTCAATGATAACTTTGTGAAGCTCATCTCCTG